The sequence GGTATTCCATTAATGATACGATCATTATTTTTGACAGGATCAGAGAAGAGATGCTCTCTCAAAAAAACAAAAACGCCATTCAAGCCATTAATGAAGCCATTTCCAGCACGCTCACGCGCACACTTCTAACTTCTTTAACCGTGTTTTTTGTGGTGTTGATTTTGTGCGTGTTCGGGAGTAAGATCATTATTGGCTTTTCATTGCCCATGTTAATAGGCACGATTGTAGGGACTTATAGTTCTATTTTCATTGCTCCTAAAGTAGCGTTATTGCTAGGCTTTGATATGGATAAATATTATGAGAATGAGGCTAGAAAAATCAAAAAAGCTCAAGAGAAAGAAAAAATGCACCGTTTGTATGAGGGCGGTCAAGTTTAAGGAGTTTCTATGGATTGGGGTCGGGTCGTTCATGTGCTGTTCAGCCTTATTTCTTTAACCACCATTGCAGGGTTTTTGTATGAGCCTAACACGGTGGTGTTGTTTGTAGCGTTAGCTTTAAACCTTATTTCTGTTACGCTCAAAATTGGGGTGTGCAAGCGTTTCGCTTCAGAGCTGTTGGCCAGCTCTTTAGCTACCGTGCTGCATCTCATACCGGCGTTTGTGTTTTTACAGATTTTAAATAATTTGGTTACCGCTTACATGCTCATGATTGGGGCGTTGATTAGCAACGCTTTCAGCCTCATCTTTTTGTTGATTGAAAGCGTTGTAACGAGCGAAACAGATTAAGGGGTAGTGATGGATTTTATCAATATAGAAAAAAAATGGCAAGAATTTTGGTGGAAAAATAAGAGTTTTGAGCCTAAAGACGATTTTAACCTCCCTAAAAAATACATTTTGAGCATGCTGCCTTATCCTAGTGGGGAAATCCACATGGGGCATGTGCGCAATTACACCATTGGCGATGCGTTGGCGCGTTATTATCGTTTGCACCATTATAATGTGTTGCACCCTATGGGGTTTGATTCTTTTGGGATGCCTGCAGAAAATGCGGCCATTAAGCATGGTATCCACCCTAAAACCTGGACTTATGAAAACATTGAAGCCATGCAAAAAGAGTTTGAAGCTTTAGGGTTTTCTTTTTCTAAAAACAGGGAATTTGCCACTTCAGATCCGGATTACACGAAATTTGAACAGCAATTTTTCATTGATTTGTGGGAAAAGGGGCTAATTTATCGCAAGAAAGCCATGCTCAATTGGTGCCCTAACGACAAAACCGTTTTGGCTAATGAGCAAGTCATTGATGGGAGGTGTTGGCGTTGCGATACAGAAGTGATTCAAAAAGAACTCTATCAATATTATTTGAAGATCACAAACTACGCTGAAGAATTGCTAAAAGACTTAGAAACTTTAGAAAATCATTGGCCTTCTCAAGTCCTAATTATGCAAAAAAACTGGATAGGGAAATCTAGCGGGTTGCAATTTGGTTTTAAAATCGCTGATGAGTGCTTGAAAGCTTGCAATGGCATTCAAGAAATTGAAGTTTTTACCACAAGAGCGGACACTATTTATGGCGTAACTTACATCGCCATCGCCCCAGAACACCCTTTAGTAGAGCATGCCATTAAGCAAGTGAGTCAAGAAGATTCAAAGATGATTAAAGCGATTTTAAACACGACTCAAAGAGAAAGAGCTTTAGAGAAAAAAGGGGCGTTTTTAGGCATTTATGCTATCCACCCTTTAACAAAGCAAAAAATCCCTGTTTGGGTGGCTAATTTCGCCCTAGCTAATTATGGTTCTGGGGCGTTAATGGGCGTGCCAGCCTGCGATGAAAGGGATTTTGAATTCGCTAATCTTTATCATATCCCTATTAAAGTGATCACTCAAAGCCCTCAAAATTTGCCCCACACCAAAGAAGAGGTTTTAAAAAATAGCGGGGAGTGGAGCAATCTTTCTAGCTCAGTGGCCAGAGAAAAAATCATCGCTTATTTTGAAAAAGAAAACCTCGGTAAAAGGGTGATCAACTACCGCTTGCAAGATTGGGGAGTGAGCCGTCAAAGGTATTGGGGAGCGCCCATTCCTATGATTCATTGCAAACATTGCGGGATTGTGCCTGAAACCCAACTGCCGGTAACTTTACCTGAAGACATTGTGATTGATGGGGAGGGCAATCCGTTAGAAAAGCATGCGAGCTGGAAATTCGCTCAATGCCCTAAATGCCACAAAGACGCTTTAAGAGAAACAGACACCATGGACACTTTCATCCAATCCAGTTGGTATTTCTTGCGCTACACCACGCCCAAAAACCAGCGTGAAAATCAAGCGTTTGATCAAAATTACTTGAAGTATTTCATGCCAGTGGATACTTATATTGGCGGCATTGAGCATGCGATTTTGCACTTGTTATACGCGCGCTTTTTCACTAAGGCTTTAAGGGATTTGGGCTATCTTCATTTAGATGAGCCTTTCAAACAGCTTATCACTCAAGGCATGGTTTTAAAAAATGGCGCTAAGATGAGCAAATCTAAAGGCAATGTCGTTAGCCCTAAAGAGATACTTAAAAAATACGGGGCCGATGCGGCGAGGCTTTTTATCCTTTTTGCTGCCCCACCGGCTAAAGAATTAGAATGGAATGACAGCGCTTTAGAGGGCGCACACCGGTTTATCAAGCGCTTATACGATAAAGCGAACGCCATTACCCCTACCACTTCTAAGCCTGAATTTAAAGAAGTCAGCTTGAATGAAGCGCAAAAACTAGGGCGTAAAAAAGTCTATGAAGCGTTAAAAAAATCGCATGAAATTTTCAATAAGGCTGAAAGCGCTTACGCGTTTAACACTTTGATCGCAAGTTGCATGGAGGCTTTAAACGCTTTGAGTGCACAAAATAATGAGCAAATTTTATGCGAGGGTTATTTTGTGTTGTTGCAAATTTTAGAGCCTATTATCCCACACACCGCATGGGAGTTGAGCGAGAGGCTTTTTAAAAGAGAGAATTTTAAGCCTATAGCGATCGATGAAAACGCTTTGATGGAAGACTTTATGACTTTAGGGCTTACCATTAATGGCAAAAGGCGCGCGGAATTGAAAGTCAATATTAACGCCAGTAAGGAAGAAATTATTATTTTGGCTAAAAAAGAATTAGAGAAATATTTAGAAAAGGCGAGCGTTAAAAAAGAAATTTATGTGCCTAATAAGCTTGTTAATTTTGTTATCGCATGAAGGCTTTACTTTTTTTTATTTTGTTGCTTTGGTTCAAGGGTTGTGGGTATAAGCCCATCGCCGCTTACGCTCAAAACGCTTTAGGCGATAGCATATACGTGAAACTCATCGTGAATTTGCCTAACCCTGAAAACTCTGTAGAGTTTAAGGATTTGATGAATCGTTTAGTCGTGCAACGCTTCCAAAGCCGCTTAGCGAGTGAAAAGGATGCGGATTCTATCATTATTATAGAAATCACGAATGTAACCGATACGAGTATCACGCAAAATAAAGAAGGCTTTACGACTTTCTATCGCGCGACTGTGTCTGTAAGCTACACTTACGATAACAAAAGAGGCACACAAAAGACTTTTCAAAATAGCGGGTATTACAATTACGCTGTGAATTTGCAAGACCCCCTTAATACCTACCAGAACCGCTATTACGCGATCAATCAGGCTGTGGAGCAAACTTTGACTAAATTTGTGGCTCAAATCGCTTATGAAGGGAAATTCAATAATGAAAAATAGCCCTAGATTGAGCGCGTTTTTAGAAACAAAGCCTAAAGAATACCACAAGTTTGATCCTAGCCGTTTCATTCAAATTTATAAAGATTTTAAAAACGCTTTTTTTGAGGTTCAAGCGAAAGTCATTCATGTGGTAGGGACTAATGGCAAGGGCAGTACAGGGCGGTTTTTAACCCTTTTATTAGCCGATCAAAATTTTAAGGTGTTGCATTTCACCTCCCCTCATGTTTTTGAATTTAGGGAGCGCTTTTTTGTGAATGGCTCTGTTGTTGAAGAAAGCGTTTTAGAAAACGCCCACCAGCAATTGCAAT is a genomic window of Helicobacter pylori oki112 containing:
- a CDS encoding DUF6394 family protein; translation: MDWGRVVHVLFSLISLTTIAGFLYEPNTVVLFVALALNLISVTLKIGVCKRFASELLASSLATVLHLIPAFVFLQILNNLVTAYMLMIGALISNAFSLIFLLIESVVTSETD
- the leuS gene encoding leucine--tRNA ligase; this encodes MDFINIEKKWQEFWWKNKSFEPKDDFNLPKKYILSMLPYPSGEIHMGHVRNYTIGDALARYYRLHHYNVLHPMGFDSFGMPAENAAIKHGIHPKTWTYENIEAMQKEFEALGFSFSKNREFATSDPDYTKFEQQFFIDLWEKGLIYRKKAMLNWCPNDKTVLANEQVIDGRCWRCDTEVIQKELYQYYLKITNYAEELLKDLETLENHWPSQVLIMQKNWIGKSSGLQFGFKIADECLKACNGIQEIEVFTTRADTIYGVTYIAIAPEHPLVEHAIKQVSQEDSKMIKAILNTTQRERALEKKGAFLGIYAIHPLTKQKIPVWVANFALANYGSGALMGVPACDERDFEFANLYHIPIKVITQSPQNLPHTKEEVLKNSGEWSNLSSSVAREKIIAYFEKENLGKRVINYRLQDWGVSRQRYWGAPIPMIHCKHCGIVPETQLPVTLPEDIVIDGEGNPLEKHASWKFAQCPKCHKDALRETDTMDTFIQSSWYFLRYTTPKNQRENQAFDQNYLKYFMPVDTYIGGIEHAILHLLYARFFTKALRDLGYLHLDEPFKQLITQGMVLKNGAKMSKSKGNVVSPKEILKKYGADAARLFILFAAPPAKELEWNDSALEGAHRFIKRLYDKANAITPTTSKPEFKEVSLNEAQKLGRKKVYEALKKSHEIFNKAESAYAFNTLIASCMEALNALSAQNNEQILCEGYFVLLQILEPIIPHTAWELSERLFKRENFKPIAIDENALMEDFMTLGLTINGKRRAELKVNINASKEEIIILAKKELEKYLEKASVKKEIYVPNKLVNFVIA
- the lptE gene encoding LPS assembly lipoprotein LptE, with amino-acid sequence MKALLFFILLLWFKGCGYKPIAAYAQNALGDSIYVKLIVNLPNPENSVEFKDLMNRLVVQRFQSRLASEKDADSIIIIEITNVTDTSITQNKEGFTTFYRATVSVSYTYDNKRGTQKTFQNSGYYNYAVNLQDPLNTYQNRYYAINQAVEQTLTKFVAQIAYEGKFNNEK